The proteins below are encoded in one region of Avibacterium volantium:
- the gshAB gene encoding bifunctional glutamate--cysteine ligase GshA/glutathione synthetase GshB: MKIQQTIKQNHLGLLFQQGSFGIEKESQRVHADGSIVTTEHPKVFGNRSYHPYIQTDFAESQVEIITPPQHKLEDSLRWLSAIHQVVLRSIPEDEYLFPLSMPAGLPPEDQIQVAQLDNAEDVAYREHLVKSYGKNKQMVSGIHYNFQLDPELVQTLFKAQSEYQSAVQFQNDLYLKMAKNFLRYQWVLLYLLAATPTVQDNYFKQGSPLKAGQYVRSLRSSQYGYVNDPEIKVSFDSIESYVESLEHWVKTGKLIAEKEFYSNVRLRGAKKARELLNNGIQYLEFRLFDLNPFEQYGISLADAKFIHYFVLLMIWLDETVDQNGVELGKVRLAEVALENPLSPTQYAAEGEQLLNQLLAMLQEIHAPQEISEIVQQKLQQFADPALTLGGRLVQAIEKAGDYQKLGAALAQQYKANAFERFYALEAFDNMELSTQALLFDLIQKGIKTEILDEQDQFLCLQVGDHIEYVKNGNMTSKDSYISPLIMENKVVTKKVLHKAGFNVPQSLEFTSAEQAIANYGLFEGRAVVIKPKSTNYGLGITIFQQGVSNREDFAKAIEIAFREDKEVMVEDYLSGTEYRFFVLGEETLAVLLRVPANVVGDGKHSVAELVAAKNDHPLRGDGSRTPLKKIALGDIEKLQLKEQGLTVDSIPDAGRIVQLRANSNISTGGDSIDMTDEMHPSYKALAVGITKAMGAAVCGVDLIIPDLHKPAEPSLQSWGVIEANFNPMMMMHIFPYSGKSRRLTLDVIKMLFPELPN; the protein is encoded by the coding sequence ATGAAAATCCAACAAACCATTAAACAAAACCATCTTGGGCTGTTATTCCAACAAGGCTCATTTGGGATTGAAAAAGAGAGCCAGCGTGTACACGCAGACGGTTCTATCGTAACCACTGAACACCCTAAGGTTTTTGGCAATCGATCGTATCATCCTTATATTCAAACGGATTTTGCTGAAAGCCAAGTAGAAATAATCACCCCGCCACAGCATAAATTGGAAGATAGCCTGCGTTGGCTTTCTGCCATTCATCAAGTGGTGCTGCGTTCTATTCCAGAAGATGAATATTTGTTCCCACTCAGTATGCCAGCAGGCTTACCACCAGAAGATCAAATTCAAGTGGCGCAATTAGACAATGCTGAAGATGTGGCTTACCGCGAACACTTAGTGAAATCTTATGGCAAAAATAAGCAAATGGTGAGTGGGATTCATTACAACTTCCAGCTTGATCCTGAACTAGTACAAACCCTTTTTAAAGCGCAGTCAGAATATCAAAGTGCGGTGCAATTTCAGAATGATTTATACCTCAAAATGGCGAAGAATTTCCTTCGTTATCAATGGGTTTTACTTTATTTGCTGGCTGCAACACCAACGGTGCAAGACAATTATTTCAAACAAGGTAGCCCATTAAAAGCAGGACAATATGTACGTAGCCTGCGCTCAAGCCAATATGGCTATGTGAATGATCCTGAAATTAAAGTGTCTTTTGATAGCATTGAAAGCTATGTGGAAAGCCTTGAGCATTGGGTGAAAACAGGCAAGCTCATTGCCGAAAAAGAATTTTATTCTAATGTGCGTTTGCGCGGTGCGAAAAAAGCCCGCGAATTACTTAATAACGGCATTCAATATTTAGAATTTAGATTGTTCGATCTTAACCCATTTGAACAATACGGCATTTCCCTTGCTGATGCGAAATTTATCCATTATTTCGTCTTATTAATGATTTGGCTTGATGAAACAGTGGATCAAAATGGCGTGGAATTAGGCAAGGTAAGATTGGCTGAAGTAGCACTAGAAAATCCCCTTTCACCAACCCAATATGCCGCAGAAGGTGAACAATTATTAAATCAATTATTAGCCATGTTGCAAGAGATTCACGCACCGCAAGAAATCAGTGAAATCGTGCAACAAAAATTACAACAGTTTGCCGATCCTGCTTTAACCCTTGGCGGACGTTTAGTGCAAGCCATTGAAAAAGCAGGTGATTATCAAAAACTTGGGGCAGCCCTTGCGCAACAATATAAAGCCAATGCTTTTGAGCGTTTTTATGCATTGGAAGCCTTTGATAATATGGAATTATCCACTCAAGCGTTATTGTTTGATTTGATCCAAAAAGGCATTAAAACAGAAATTTTGGACGAGCAGGATCAGTTCCTATGCTTGCAAGTGGGCGATCATATTGAATATGTGAAAAACGGCAATATGACCTCAAAAGACAGCTACATTTCACCATTAATTATGGAAAACAAAGTGGTAACCAAAAAAGTGTTGCATAAAGCAGGCTTTAACGTGCCACAAAGTTTGGAATTTACCTCCGCAGAACAAGCCATTGCGAATTACGGCTTATTTGAAGGGCGTGCGGTGGTGATTAAACCCAAATCCACCAACTACGGCTTAGGCATTACTATTTTCCAACAAGGCGTCAGCAACCGTGAAGATTTTGCCAAAGCCATTGAAATCGCTTTCCGTGAAGATAAAGAAGTGATGGTGGAAGATTATTTAAGTGGTACGGAATATCGTTTCTTTGTGTTGGGTGAAGAAACCCTTGCCGTGCTGTTACGCGTTCCTGCTAACGTGGTGGGCGATGGTAAACATAGCGTTGCGGAATTAGTGGCAGCAAAAAATGATCACCCATTGCGTGGCGACGGCAGCCGTACCCCGCTGAAAAAAATCGCTCTTGGCGATATTGAAAAACTCCAGCTCAAAGAACAAGGTTTAACCGTGGACAGCATTCCCGATGCGGGGCGTATCGTGCAACTGCGTGCCAATTCAAACATCAGCACAGGCGGTGATAGCATTGATATGACCGATGAAATGCACCCGAGCTATAAAGCACTCGCAGTTGGCATCACCAAGGCAATGGGCGCTGCAGTCTGCGGCGTGGATCTCATTATTCCTGATCTCCACAAGCCCGCTGAGCCAAGCTTGCAATCTTGGGGCGTAATTGAAGCCAATTTTAATCCAATGATGATGATGCACATTTTCCCTTACTCAGGAAAATCCCGCCGCCTCACATTGGACGTGATTAAAATGTTATTCCCAGAATTGCCAAACTAA
- the manZ gene encoding PTS mannose transporter subunit IID, which yields MSEKKQLTKADIRSTYWRSTFLLGSFNFERMQAMGFCVSMIPAIKRLYSKKEDQADALKRHLEFFNTQPWVASSIIGVTAAMEQERANGATDIDDAAISGVKVGLMGPLAGVGDPIFWGTLRPVLAALGAGLAISGSLLGPLLFFIGINIFRALTRWYGFHYGYAKGTEIVQDMGGGRLQKLTQGASILGLFVMGALVSKWTTINIPLELSRYVNSQGQEVVTTVQSVLNELLPGLAALGLTFLCMYLLQKKINAMYIIFALFGVGIVGYYFGILA from the coding sequence ATGTCAGAGAAAAAACAATTAACTAAAGCAGATATTCGTAGCACTTACTGGCGTTCGACATTTTTATTAGGCTCATTTAACTTTGAGCGTATGCAAGCAATGGGTTTTTGTGTATCAATGATCCCCGCAATCAAGCGCTTATATAGCAAAAAAGAAGATCAAGCCGATGCGTTAAAACGCCACCTTGAATTTTTTAATACGCAACCTTGGGTTGCCTCGTCAATCATTGGTGTTACAGCAGCAATGGAACAAGAACGCGCTAACGGCGCGACAGACATTGATGACGCTGCGATTAGTGGCGTGAAAGTGGGGCTAATGGGGCCATTAGCTGGTGTGGGTGATCCTATTTTCTGGGGAACATTACGCCCTGTTCTCGCCGCCTTAGGGGCAGGTTTAGCCATTAGCGGAAGCCTATTAGGGCCATTGTTATTCTTTATCGGCATTAACATTTTCCGTGCCTTAACCCGTTGGTATGGTTTCCATTATGGTTATGCGAAAGGAACAGAAATTGTGCAGGATATGGGCGGTGGTCGCTTACAAAAACTCACCCAAGGGGCCTCTATTCTGGGGTTATTTGTAATGGGGGCGCTGGTATCCAAATGGACAACCATCAATATTCCACTTGAACTCTCGCGCTATGTCAATTCACAAGGGCAAGAAGTGGTAACGACAGTGCAAAGCGTGTTAAATGAACTGCTTCCGGGGCTTGCCGCGTTAGGTTTAACCTTCTTATGTATGTATTTATTGCAGAAAAAAATTAATGCAATGTATATTATTTTTGCCTTGTTTGGTGTGGGCATTGTGGGATACTATTTCGGTATTTTAGCCTAA
- a CDS encoding PTS mannose/fructose/sorbose transporter subunit IIC: protein MTTMEIILVTLVAAICGMGSVLDERQTHRPLVACTLIGLVLGDITSGIIIGGTLEMLALGWMNVGAAMAPDAALASVIAAILVIKGGQDKGTAIAIAIPVAAAGQVLTIFVRTLTIFLQHKADDFAKQANFRGIELCHFSGLALQALRVAIPTFFVALVAGTDTVTTALNAIPDVVTRGLQIAGGFIVVVGYAMVINMMRAGALMPFFFVGFVIASFSNYNLVGLGLLGACLALIYIQLNPRFNQATLPAASAKKELADDELEGL, encoded by the coding sequence ATGACGACTATGGAAATTATCCTCGTTACCCTTGTTGCCGCAATTTGCGGTATGGGAAGCGTGTTAGATGAAAGACAAACTCACCGTCCACTAGTGGCTTGTACGCTAATTGGTTTAGTGCTAGGTGATATTACTTCTGGCATTATTATTGGCGGTACGCTTGAAATGCTTGCGCTTGGCTGGATGAACGTTGGGGCAGCAATGGCGCCTGATGCAGCCTTAGCCTCGGTGATCGCAGCTATTTTGGTGATCAAGGGCGGGCAAGATAAAGGCACGGCGATCGCTATCGCCATTCCTGTGGCAGCCGCAGGGCAGGTGCTAACCATTTTTGTGCGAACCCTCACGATTTTCTTACAACATAAAGCCGATGATTTTGCTAAACAGGCGAATTTCAGAGGTATTGAATTGTGCCATTTTTCAGGCTTAGCCTTACAAGCATTAAGGGTAGCTATTCCAACTTTCTTCGTGGCATTAGTGGCAGGCACAGATACCGTAACCACAGCTTTAAATGCGATTCCTGACGTGGTAACTCGTGGCTTGCAAATTGCAGGGGGCTTCATCGTGGTTGTGGGTTATGCAATGGTGATTAATATGATGCGTGCTGGCGCATTAATGCCGTTCTTTTTTGTGGGCTTCGTGATTGCTTCATTCTCTAACTATAACCTTGTTGGCTTAGGTTTATTAGGGGCTTGTTTAGCATTAATTTATATTCAATTAAACCCACGTTTTAATCAGGCAACCTTGCCTGCTGCAAGTGCGAAAAAAGAACTTGCCGATGATGAACTTGAAGGTCTATAA
- a CDS encoding mannose/fructose/sorbose PTS transporter subunit IIB has protein sequence MTHIIVATHGKFSEELVNSAAMVYGEDENTHVVTFLPGEGGEHLVEKYQAIIAQLPENEPVLFLVDLFGGSPYNAASRVATMRGENTDIVTGVNLPMLLEVLDAKDGASLAELVSTAKEVGVAAVRSFQPEKTTTKQAAPAQVATSETPKTSEKSTALTGNMNISLLRIDSRLIHGQVATSWAKAVKCEAIFAVSDEVSEDPIRRDLLLQVAPEHLKSYVIPVEKAIKVYHNPKYAGKNILWLVTNPTDIVRLIEGGVKVDKVNVGGMTYKEGNQQLSQAVTVNQQDVEAFRKLLDLGVDLSLQQVASSPKEPLTKQKLDALKF, from the coding sequence ATGACCCATATTATTGTTGCAACGCACGGTAAATTTTCAGAAGAACTGGTAAATTCAGCGGCAATGGTTTACGGCGAAGATGAAAATACCCACGTTGTAACCTTTTTACCAGGTGAGGGTGGTGAGCATTTAGTCGAGAAATATCAGGCGATTATTGCCCAATTACCAGAAAATGAACCCGTTTTATTTTTGGTGGATTTATTTGGTGGTAGCCCTTATAACGCGGCAAGCCGTGTTGCCACAATGCGTGGAGAAAATACGGATATTGTAACTGGCGTGAATTTGCCAATGCTGCTTGAAGTGCTGGATGCGAAAGACGGCGCTTCTCTCGCGGAATTAGTGAGTACGGCAAAAGAAGTAGGGGTGGCGGCAGTGCGTTCGTTCCAGCCTGAGAAAACCACAACAAAACAGGCAGCGCCTGCTCAAGTTGCCACTTCAGAAACGCCAAAAACTTCAGAAAAAAGCACCGCACTTACTGGCAATATGAATATTTCCTTATTACGTATTGATAGCCGTTTAATCCACGGTCAGGTTGCGACTTCTTGGGCAAAAGCGGTGAAGTGCGAAGCGATTTTTGCGGTGAGTGATGAAGTGTCTGAAGATCCCATTCGCCGTGATTTGCTTTTGCAAGTTGCGCCAGAACATTTGAAATCCTATGTGATCCCCGTAGAAAAAGCCATTAAGGTTTACCACAATCCGAAATACGCAGGGAAGAATATTCTGTGGCTGGTAACCAATCCAACAGATATTGTTCGCCTAATTGAAGGGGGCGTGAAAGTGGATAAAGTAAATGTGGGCGGTATGACTTATAAAGAAGGCAATCAACAGCTTTCACAAGCGGTTACGGTTAATCAACAAGATGTGGAAGCCTTCCGCAAATTATTAGACTTAGGGGTTGATTTGAGCTTACAACAAGTGGCAAGCAGCCCGAAAGAACCATTAACCAAACAAAAACTTGACGCATTAAAATTCTAA
- a CDS encoding Cof-type HAD-IIB family hydrolase: MAYKMVFSDMDGTLLNSQHQISPATAQAIQRIMQQGIPFIPVSARPPYAILPYMEQLHNENEIVCYSGALILDKNLTALYSITLENTLLPQLDQILAQYPTLSVSYYSHLDWFTTDLDSHWIKQESGITGLRAKEKPQHLSNVHKILLMGEAALIEQIEPLLKQQFPQLSIYRSKKEYLEIMNKAATKANAIQFMAQRAAVDKADIIAFGDNFNDLDMLQYVGLGIAMGNSPEEIKRIAKQVTASNDENGIALSLRNIFSLSC; encoded by the coding sequence ATGGCATACAAAATGGTTTTCTCAGATATGGACGGCACCTTGCTAAATAGCCAACATCAAATTAGCCCTGCAACGGCACAAGCCATACAACGCATTATGCAGCAAGGCATTCCTTTTATTCCTGTTTCCGCGCGCCCCCCTTACGCTATTTTGCCTTATATGGAACAACTTCATAATGAAAATGAAATTGTCTGCTACAGCGGGGCATTAATTTTAGACAAAAATCTCACCGCACTTTATTCCATCACCTTAGAAAATACGCTTTTGCCTCAACTGGATCAGATCTTAGCCCAGTACCCTACGCTTTCAGTGAGCTATTATTCTCATCTTGATTGGTTTACCACAGATTTAGACAGCCATTGGATTAAGCAAGAAAGCGGCATCACAGGGCTAAGAGCAAAAGAAAAACCGCAACATTTAAGCAATGTTCACAAAATTTTATTAATGGGAGAAGCAGCACTGATTGAGCAAATTGAACCTTTGCTCAAACAACAATTTCCACAGCTTTCTATCTACCGTTCTAAAAAAGAATATTTAGAAATAATGAACAAAGCGGCAACCAAAGCCAATGCCATTCAATTTATGGCACAGCGAGCAGCCGTAGATAAAGCAGACATCATTGCTTTTGGCGATAATTTTAATGATCTTGATATGCTGCAATATGTGGGCCTAGGCATTGCAATGGGCAATTCACCAGAGGAAATTAAACGCATTGCCAAACAAGTCACTGCGAGCAATGATGAAAACGGCATTGCATTAAGTTTAAGGAACATTTTTTCGCTTTCCTGTTAA